The DNA window TGTGGAcagtaatacaatattaaatgtattatagtACACTCGTGGCAGTAAACAagtatctttataataatcGTTCGCTCTTTGACACCGTTGTGACGTAACAAGAAATAATTCCattggtattttattttaatacccacatttcataattaattagattaaataatagtgcagttgtttattacaaaagtaCCTTGTCATGGGGTAAGAAAAACTAGTTTGtgtttttatgaaatgttaccGCAAGTGTGTCATGTTAAGTTTGTGAATTAAATCGAAGAGGACAGATTTATCAATTTGGTATTTGGGTTATTGCTGCATGTGAAAGGTTAGTGATATagaaaacaatgtaataaattatcgtCAGTTATACTAGATAGAATATGATGTAATATATACTGTTGTTTAAACATTATCATAAAACTACAGCAGTATTGTGCGGACTtgcaattttaactttacGTAGTAagtgaattaataattatttattaataatatttattatattattttaaatatcttaatttgTGACAATTAATAAAGCAAGCAAAGTTCAGTAgtgatttttatatgaatgttaataattaagttttagtaCGCTTTTAACATCGATACTTTATAGTTTAGATAagtgttaaataattgtaggcaaataaataatattgaactTTTCGTTATAGAATATGACCGAAAcacaaaaagataatttgCGAAAACGCAAACAAGAAGTTCTAACACAAAATGGACTCACAAAGCAACATGAAGAAAAGAAGTCACTTGCAGAATTTACGCATCGGCATTCACCTCTAACGGTACTCATAGAAGGTTCACTTCATATAAGAGCCATATACCATATATTTGTGGTCATCCTGCTGATCCTTCTCTGTGACACCGTGATATACGACTTCGTTGAACGTGGAAAGCAagtaaaatatcttatttaataattaagaaatattatttgtattaattaactatattattagCCCATAGTTAAACTCACGCATAGTCCGATATATATACCCGCTAGTTTCAGAACCGTTGGAAAttcttcatcagggtgagtgatTCCCGAGCGCGTCACGCCTgccatttattattacttatgttatttataaaacaatatctgCGATGATTGCATAAGTTTGTTGgaattcttatttattagaCCATATTTATCAACAACCGACCGCGACGCCTAAACGACGACCAATACGAGTACTTTGCTGTTGCATATACAAAgacaatcattttttttattttagaataaacaTCGGAACAACATCAGTGATCGAAGGATTTGGTGACATACGTCGAGGTGCTAAAATCTGGTTGTTAGAACTTGCAATCGCAGTCGCTTTCTATCCCGGGCTAAGATTATATGCTGGTACAAGAaaatttttagtgaaatttCCAGGTAACTTGATAATTTTACACCGATTGTTTGCGAACTTTGTCAGTATTTAACCCGACTGTAGGAATCACAATTTTTCGCGTAACTTCAAAGGCACATAAGTTCATGAttacacaatataaaaaaatgtataattttaactcaGATAATACCCTGGTAACTTGAAAGTTTGTGTTCATGAAAAAGTTTTCGATACAGATAAGCGGTCCCGGATTGACTTAGATCggaaaaaatatcctatgcaTTACCTGTCAGTGCTAAAGAAAAGGGATTTTGTAAGGGAAAATAGTATTGAATTAGATTGGAAGCTTACTGGCAATCCTACATTCAATCTTTAGTTTTAAATCAGTAACTCTGTTATACGTATATGTTTATATCTTTCTCTCATATCGTATGATTTGTAATGTAACAGATGCCGTTTTACTTTGTTTACCACTTCgctatatacattttaacgacctttataaactttataaatgctaattaaAGCTTTTTTATGAGTTTGAAGTTTCAATGGATAGGTTGTGTGAAAGAGTGTATGCGTAAGAGGgtcttcaaattattattcacTCCCTATTGAATTCAGATATATGACGGCTAATATGGATGTATATAAGAGGTAATATATAGGATGATTAAGCGTTAACATGATTATCTCTATGCTGCAGCGGCACTGAAAATATGGTCAATCATGGGCATTCTTGGCGTTGCCGTTCTGGAGGTGTCGGTAATAGCGATACCCACGTGGGACCTGGGCAAAAAGAAACTTGCATTAGCCTCTTCTACTGCTGTTACTTGTGAAAtggtaagtaaaattattaccttTTCGTGTATATTTTACTCATGTTTACACGAATCAGAGTCATATCaataaagatttttcattcaattcattcataccactgttaaaactaaataattaaaaagtaagataAAGTATGTTATTGTACGTATCCACATCATCATGATTTAATGGAAGAgtaaatatcaaataggaaCAACGAATATTATGTCAATATCCGTTCCTATTTAACTATCAAAATACGTGATAAAACATCTGGTTAGAGATCTATAGTTTTGACTTTTGATGTCCATATTGCATATTTTCAAAGAGTAAGTGATTTTGAAAtttgggattttttttttaagtcatacGAACGGAGTTTTTGTGACATATTCTTTTTGCATTATTAAtctcttataataataatatagttatttcTTTATCATGAAAAATTAACTACTTATCTGTTTTTATAGGTTATCTAGTgatcaaatttttataacatcctGTGTATACTACTCCgtttttatgtattctttATTAAGTCTATAAAGTGttactgttttaatatttcaacgtATAAATAAACGGGACGCTTTAATAAGATAACGGAAAGGGAATTTATAGCTAATTCAAGCCATGCGGCTCAAATACCTTGTAAGATATTGTTTAAATGtgtacttttttaaacaaattagtaCTCGTATTAGAAACATACCATATCTTGAACAAGTATCTtaggtaaaaattatacacttgtaatttacttgtaatttaGTATATAGTGTGGTATACTGCTCGCCgccatttttaaaatcgtgaggcatataaaaaaaaacataataagttatAGTTCACTAAAATTATACCAAAGATGTACATCACTTCTATTTCCCTTTTATCTCACCTCTAAACCCTTAAGTAAAATCGATTAAAATCTAGACGATGTTCGGAGTTTAACTTCAAAGTTTGTTAATTAGATGTGTACATCACATGTCTATATAAGATAGGTAGACACCTCCCTGCGTCTGTATTTTGGGAAACTCTAGCAAACTTCGAGCTCACGTCTGACGATGAAGTAATTCGCAACAACAGCTATCATGAACTTCCACAAGCGCTCGCACAACTACCGAATACCGAAATTAGTAATTACACAACTCTGAAGAATGTTATATCGAGTTTCAGAATACTTTGTTATTGTTAGGCgatacaaacaataaaaagaaaaacaagattataacattttgaatatCGTGTATGAGGATACAAAAAGTAAAGTATTCTTGGTGGCCTATTTCAGAAAAACTTACTACACTATGAGAAAGACAATGTTTTAAGAACATTTATTTGGCAACAATAAGCCTAATTTTCTCATGGTTCTATCGTCGTTATATTGTTAAGCACATCTAAACGtgaaattctatttaaaaatatctattacatattaatcaaattggattgtctgtatgtaatattgaaaaaaaatcatatttaacgAACATGCTGTATTTgcttataacgaaaaaccattttttgtctctgtccgtctgtctgtccgcaagacCGCGTTTATTCTGAAACATGAGAGAGTagcttaggctatttttttttaaattttactctgACTAAGTCGCTGGTAAacgcttaattttattacggcTAATTCGAATACAGAAAAATTGGATAAACCTACACAAATCACAAAGCCACGAGGTCACCGTTAACAGGGTCTCATGTGCGGCGTCTAATAACATGCACGCGCGTATAAAGATTCATAGGTCGTGCGGCGGAAAAGCGTCGAAAGtgaaatgtaacataaatCAGGCTAGACCCTTGTCAAGGCGGGGAGAGGAGCTGCTAGTAAATAACGCACCGGCTGCGCCGACGGAACACCATTACCCGGAGCCACGCCAGCTGCTACCGAGCTAGGGAAACCTGGTCTGTCTTGCACCACCTACGACTGTCAACgcatcatttattatttacataattctgAAGTTTTATACCAAAAACTATCATCATAACCAGTACTGTTTCTAGATGTTTCTAtgcgtatttatatttataactgatCAATGTTGCTATTACGTGATCTTGTTGGAAAACCAAAGTTATCCATACTACACAGAAGTTAGTCAACAAACACTGTAATTTGCGTTATTATAAAGTTGACATCGTTTAAAAGATAAAGGTTATTACGTTTATCAATAAACTACTTGGCATTTACATCACTGTATAGTGGAAAAGATGCTTAAAAGTTtcgttgaaattattaaaaagtctattttaaaacaatgttaaatataaatgtatctaATAAGATTTGAAACcgttttttctatttatttcctttccgatataacataaaaatgcaattaaattctaaagaaTCAATCTCTTTGTTATACTGTTAAAGCTTTCACCACGTCCATTGACTTCTTTTTTACATAATCCTTTCGAGAGAGGCAAGAAGCGAggtatagaaaattttaaaattttttttatgaacattTCACTTGTAAAAGGTATGATTTACTTCATAGATGATCTGCATTGTATTTATGAGCTGTTACTAAAAGAAAccatttcttaattaaaataaatagttaatttttcaTGTTGTGGTTCAAATTCTATCCTGACATTCCTAAAAGATGCATGTTGAAATTTGCAGTTTAGATTTGCAATGAAAATTCACGCGGCTGCCGTCGCCTGCGCCCCGCAATGTCGAGACGATCTTGCAAAACTGCCTACATTCAAGCACTATGTATACTTTCTATTCGCACCCACCTTAGTGTATAGAGATGAATATCCaaggtattatttatttatttatttatttattaacaatacaataaaaaaacctaaaatagaactatgtaTGTATTCCATCTTTCCCTTAGCCTTCAATATGTGTTGACCTCAGATTGGTTTGATCAACAAAATACAATAGTGTTCATCTTAACATAGATGATGTCAAAGTAGTTCAAGTTGGAGTCGTCTGAAGTTAAGggcgaaaattaaatatggatTTACGGATACATGGCTAAGGATACTTCCCATTTTATTCAAGAacctttgtatttttatttgtactttattttctttacagaacaaagaaaattagaTGGGGTAtagtattatttcattttctggAGGTAGcggcaataatattttacaacagTTTTCTTTgggaaagatttattttaccttACTGGTCAGATTACGGAAAAGAACCCAAAGTAAGTACTTAcacattttattcaatttcctTTCTAAAGTTGTAATAAATCTCGTGTGTGATTCATTTCGTTTTATGCgaaaattttgtttcattcCTTTTTAACAGTAACTTAGCTTTTTccgctttaatttttttttaataaatttcgtCTGACTTAGTGATATTGATAATCAAGTAAATTATTGCATATCacgaattttatttgaacttatacacaacaaaaataagcaaattaaacttaaaaattcagattccaaaaatcaaaaataacagAATCAGTAGTTAAATACGACTTTCTTGATTCATTTCAAacgtattaatgtttttattcgaATTATTCCATTCTCAAAAACTCAACGCTTTACCGAGCTCGTGTGAAATATGGCCGGGTATAAATCTGGCACATTCAGcaagtattttttgtacatattccAATCAAATAAACTAAGTAACATATGTTTAATTCAAACGATTGTGTTGCAGTACATTGTTATCTGAAACTAGAATTTACACAACGAACAATTGGAGTTGGGCCAAAATATACATGATTGCATTTCCTATGGCTGACCGATGCACACTTCAAACCGTTACCAGTCCGACCAAATGCTCCCTTCAAATACAATTTCCGTCAGTGGATAACTAACACcagaagttattattattacagttgGTTCGAATTGTGTTCTTAAGTTGTAATACAACCAAAGAATAACAAAGTCCTCTTGCCATCTGATGCCTTCAATGTACACAATAGAAAGCCATTAAGAAAATTGTCGTTACATTCCCTAAAAGGTTCTGTTTtctttcaaagaaaaaaatcttacaatgTACAAACACAAAGAACTTCAAtgtgtaataaaacatatcataggAAAGCTTACACGCaaatacaatttgaataattcgagtatatttttgttgaaattcaTTCTTTTTTTAGATGGAATCTATTTCGAATGGAGGCTTACTTTATAAGATTTCTCATCGCTTGACTTACTTTTGATGAagacaaaataatatgtagtctttagaaatttaatattgttataaaccCAAATTGTGCTTCgtacgtaataaaaatacaaagccAGACATGATTTTCTTTTCAAGGAATACTAAACAAAGACGAAAAATTTTGATAAGTCACTTGATCAAAAGATCGGGCATGGTagcttgtaattttataaaaaaaagtaatatttaatgttgtattttttgtttcaaggtGGAAGCGGGCACCGTGGTGCGAAACATGTTCGCCTGCGTCCTGCCCGGCGTAATTTCCTTCCTGTGCGGTTTCTATTGTCTACTGCACGCTTGGCACAATGCTTTTGCAGAGATGCTAACATTTGGCGACCGACTCTTTTACGaagtaaatttttgaaaactcTCGCATACAAAACCCATTAAATTAAGACTTTAACACACTTGAAACAAAGCAAAGAACATAAACTAGACCCTGATCCACATTGGAGATGTTAAGAGGATTATCCGTccaagtaatttaattaggaAAAGCCTAAACCCGGCACTTAATTGTCGAGAAGACTGCTAAACTAAATAACTGTAATCTCCCGACGCCAATTCTGTAACGAATATACTAATACTCAATTATAATCTATGAGCTTTTATCgtctaatttattatatacaaatgtgCTTTCGTAACAACGTTCGTATTAGTTCATTTCCTCGTGGGAGCCTTTCATCTCTTTACCGAGAATTCGATGAACAAACCAATAGCTCATTGCATCTCATGAATCTTACATGCCTTATAACATTGTACTGATCTGATGACAGGAATGGTGGACAACTTCTCAGTTCTCACGTTACTATCGTGCGTGGAATCGCGTCGTGTACTCGTGGCTGCGCGACCACATCTACAGGCCGCTGTCGCCGCGGGCTGGACGAGCACTTTCCACTCTAACAGTTTTTgttgtaagttattttactCCTAGTATCCGTATAGAAAGGCCATGCGCTTGGGTCAATTCGATTATTTGCTAGCTTATACAAAAAGAACTgcgttaaaaacaattaagccAGAGAAGTAGAGCAATTTGAGTAGGTAAGTTCCACGACCCGTAccaaaagagaaaataaacaatattatgtacaagcaatagtttatttattgaaaaaaaatagtcaattGTAGGTGGCAGGTATAAGTTGCAcgatgaaataaatgttttgtaaaatttttgattttccTACTCATCATACACGTACGTTAACATTAGACGTTAATACATTCATTAAGTTATTAAGGTCTAATTGAGTAGAGCTGCGCGTTGTTCTTTGcctaatttattatgtacgGGCTCGGTATCGAGGCAAAGGTCCTTACATTACAAAGTTCCAGAGGAGGGACTTATTATCAGCGAGATggaattttaatgataaatatttaatttgaaaattaatctCTATTACAAAAGAAACGCGTGTTATTTACTCTAATTATAACTCAAAAGCGGCTGAACCGATTAGGCACTTGGAAAATTGTTCggtaggtagcttaggaccaggagaCAAGCATAGAATACTTTTCATCCCGTTTGTGTGGGGCACGAGCGTAGGTAGTTCCTAGTCGCGGGCAGAAGCTAGTTATGTAATAAGATAGTTTACCAGCTTGAGTTTACCTTAAGCTCAAGGActcatttttgtaatttttttaaggtatcAGCAGTGGCACATGAAGTGATTCTATCATTATCCTTCGGATTCTTCTATCCAGTACTTATGATGGAGTTCGGAGGTCTTGGGTTGCTAATGTTGCCGCTCACAGCGTCAACTGGACGACGATTTCCCAGTTTTCTTAACCTCATGATGTGGCTCTCCTTCTTCATAGGCAATGGTATAAAGAATAACAAATATCCTAACTATTTCttacgtaaaattataaaatgtttttgccattaaaattaaatggttaCCAGTGTTTAGTGAATTCATTTCCTGTATGTAATCAAAATTGTTTGATTTCGcaaattttgttgtttatattaattttttgcagGTCTGTTATGGAGCCTTTATCCGATGGAGTATTTCGCAAGAAAAAATTGTCCACCCAAAGAAAATGACAGCTTTTTTATACCGAAGTCTTGGTCTTGTCCGGAAATAGTGCTTAAACCAAATTGGAGTTTTCAAAAcccatttaatataatttactaggtGGAAATATTCATAGaagttactttataataaataatacgaaaGTAGCAACTGTAACAAATCATTTCTACGAAAAAGTCGTCACAAAATAACATGACTGTTAGAAAACTGTAGTAATAAACCAACAATCTAAAAACAGAATTATC is part of the Papilio machaon chromosome 4, ilPapMach1.1, whole genome shotgun sequence genome and encodes:
- the LOC106710838 gene encoding sterol O-acyltransferase 2, yielding MTETQKDNLRKRKQEVLTQNGLTKQHEEKKSLAEFTHRHSPLTVLIEGSLHIRAIYHIFVVILLILLCDTVIYDFVERGKINIGTTSVIEGFGDIRRGAKIWLLELAIAVAFYPGLRLYAGTRKFLVKFPAALKIWSIMGILGVAVLEVSVIAIPTWDLGKKKLALASSTAVTCEMFRFAMKIHAAAVACAPQCRDDLAKLPTFKHYVYFLFAPTLVYRDEYPRTKKIRWGIVLFHFLEVAAIIFYNSFLWERFILPYWSDYGKEPKVEAGTVVRNMFACVLPGVISFLCGFYCLLHAWHNAFAEMLTFGDRLFYEEWWTTSQFSRYYRAWNRVVYSWLRDHIYRPLSPRAGRALSTLTVFVVSAVAHEVILSLSFGFFYPVLMMEFGGLGLLMLPLTASTGRRFPSFLNLMMWLSFFIGNGLLWSLYPMEYFARKNCPPKENDSFFIPKSWSCPEIVLKPNWSFQNPFNIIY